One genomic window of Quercus robur chromosome 6, dhQueRobu3.1, whole genome shotgun sequence includes the following:
- the LOC126689530 gene encoding uncharacterized protein LOC126689530 isoform X1 produces MQLANSDQPASESPKNSEKSETSKPPKPSVVDDGDADAEDGPVLDVSGKSFEVSTLENSNDAVEGLYLYKNVFNLIPKSLAGLGRLKRLKFFGNEINLFPSEFGSLVGLECLQVKISSPSFGGLPLNMLEDLKELELSKVPPRPSAFPILGEIAGLKCLTKLSVCHFSIRYLPPEIGCLNKLEFLDLSFNKMKSLPTEISNLNALISFKVANNKLVELPSGLSALQRLENLDLSNNRLTSIGSLELDSMHNLQKLNLQYNKLLSYCQIPSWISCNLEGNGRDASNDDFISSSVEMDVYDTTMENERSLSCNDAGSSHTSPTLLTVTSSNSRCFAARRTGKRWKRRYYLQQKARQERLNNSRKWKGIDCDKVLTMKAEENIKSSNLNVPATETCVEGASDIVGVDDDDKQIVSGEAESENLPSVAKDNEIGSRKGFGDSAPKRKGGEDECCEPDLSLISTQNGAGEEDEGSSSETLKSISKSKRHCDRDLDNPKPCKSRKPIEDSSNLSHKYSNDSFCSVEDHLPDGFYDAGRDRPFMSLSDYEQNLHLNSREVILVDRKRDEELDAITLSVQALVFHFKQLNGLSRNRDQDAVDVLQIASLLALFVSDHFGGSDRGALVERTRKAVSGSNYQKPFVCTCSTGNRESIGTTNKAVVDTVEDIIFSDLCEKSISSIKVRRNSVIVPIGALQFGVCRHRALLMKYLCDRMEPPLPCELVRGYLDFMPHAWNVVPIKRGDSWVRMVVDACRPHDIREETDSEYFYRYIPLRRTPVPLSSETGLGADCSFSSISCCDEIEKAGSSSLVRCKFGSVEAVAKVRTLEVCGTSADKLSNFEYSCLGEVRILGALRHSCIVEMYGHQISSKWVSSVEGNPERRILTSAIFLEYIEGGSLKSYVEKLSKAGEKHVPVELTLCIARDVACALAELHSKHIIHRDIKSENILIDLDRKRADGMPVVKLCDFDRAVPLRSHLHTCCLAHIGVPPPDVCVGTPRWMAPEVLRAMHERNTYGLEVDIWSFGCVLSELLTLQVPYLGLSDSHIYDLLQMSKRPQLTDELEALSSISEPAMAQSGAELVESEAELETLSFLVDLFRRCTEENPKNRPKAEELYEMLLARTSNATSSRC; encoded by the exons ATGCAGCTCGCCAATTCGGACCAACCCGCTTCCGAATCCCCCAAAAACTCGGAAAAGTCCGAAACTTCAAAACCCCCCAAGCCCTCCGTGGTTGACGATGGCGATGCTGATGCCGAGGATGGACCGGTTCTTGATGTTTCCGGGAAAAGTTTCGAGGTTTCGACGTTGGAGAACTCAAACGACGCCGTGGAGGGTTTGTATCTGTACAAAAACGTGTTCAATTTGATACCGAAATCGCTGGCCGGGCTCGGGCGGCTGAAGAGGTTGAAGTTCTTCGGGAATGAGATTAATTTGTTTCCTTCGGAGTTTGGGAGCTTGGTTGGATTGGAGTGCTTGCAGGTTAAGATATCGTCGCCCAGTTTTGGTGGGTTGCCACTGAATATGCTCGAGGATTTGAAGGAGCTTGAGCTTTCTAAAGTGCCGCCTCGGCCTTCGGCTTTCCCGATACTTGGCGAGATTGCTGGCCTCAAGTGCCTGACTAAGCTCTCTGTTTGCCATTTTTCCATAAG ATACCTTCCTCCAGAAATTGGCTGCTTAAATAAGTTGGAGTTTCTAGATCTTTCATTCAATAAGATGAAGAGTTTGCCCACTGAAATAAGTAATTTGAATGCCTTGATATCATTTAAAGTTGCTAATAATAAATTGGTGGAACTCCCTTCGGGTTTGTCCGCTTTGCAAAGGCTGGAGAACTTGGACCTCTCAAATAATAGGCTGACATCAATAGGGTCTCTTGAACTTGACTCAATGCATAACCTTCAAAAGTTAAATCTCCAG TACAATAAGCTCCTCAGCTATTGTCAAATACCTTCATGGATAAGCTGCAATTTGGAAGGGAATGGTAGAGATGCATCCAATGATGATTTCATCAGTTCTTCAGTTGAAATGGATGTGTATGACACTACCATGGAAAATGAGAGAAGTCTTTCCTGTAATG ATGCAGGCTCTAGTCATACATCACCAACCTTATTAACTGTGACATCATCAAACAGTAGATGCTTCGCAGCCCGTAGGACAGGCAAGCGATGGAAACGACGGTATTATTTGCAGCAGAAAGCTCGTCAAGAACGCTTGAACAACAGTAGAAAGTGGAAAGGTATAGATTGTGACAAGGTGTTAACTATGAAAGCAGAAGAAAACATCAAATCCAGCAACCTCAATGTCCCTGCTACTGAAACTTGTGTAGAAGGTGCCTCAGACATTGTAGGTGTGGATGATGATGATAAGCAAATTGTTTCTGGAGAAGCTGAAAGTGAAAATTTGCCTAGTGTGGCCAAGGATAATGAAATTGGTTCCAGAAAGGGGTTTGGTGACTCTGctccaaaaagaaaagggggtGAAGATGAATGCTGTGAACCTGACTTATCTCTGATCTCCACACAGAATGGGGCTGGTGAGGAAGATGAAGGTTCGTCTTCAGAAACATTGAAAAGTATCTCCAAGTCAAAAAGGCATTGTGATAGGGATCTTGATAATCCCAAGCCATGCAAGTCTCGTAAACCAATTGAAGATAGCTCAAATTTGTCTCACAAGTACAGTAATGACTCATTTTGTAGCGTTGAGGATCATCTACCAGATGGTTTCTATGATGCGGGGCGTGACCGACCCTTCATGTCACTGAGTGATTACGAGCAAAACTTGCATCTTAATTCACGTGAAGTCATTCTTGTGGACAG GAAGAGGGATGAAGAGTTAGATGCGATTACACTATCTGTTCAAGCATTGGTGTTTCATTTCAAGCAATTAAATGGTTTAAGCAGAAATAGGGATCAGGATGCTGTTGATGTCCTGCAGATTGCATCATTGCTTGCTCTTTTTGTATCAGATCATTTTGGAGGTAGTGATAGAGGTGCTCTTGTTGAAAGGACACGAAAAGCAGTCTCTGGTTCAAACTATCAAAAGCCCTTTGTTTGCACTTGCTCAACTGGAAACAGAGAGAGTATTGGTACAACCAACAAGGCAGTTGTGGACACTGTTGAAGATATTATTTTTTCTGATCTCTGTGAGAAATCCATCAGCTCTATTAAAGTAAGAAGAAATTCTGTAATAGTTCCTATAGGGGCCCTGCAGTTTGGTGTGTGCAGGCATAGAGCATTGCTCATGAAG TATTTATGTGACCGGATGGAGCCTCCTCTACCTTGTGAGCTTGTCAGGGGTTACCTGGATTTCATGCCACATGCCTGGAATGTTGTTCCCATCAAGAGGGGTGATTCTTGGGTTCGCATGGTTGTTGATGCATGTCGTCCACATGATATAAGAGAAGAGACAGACTCGGAATATTTTTACAG ATACATTCCTCTCAGGCGGACTCCAGTTCCCCTTTCAAGTGAAACTGGATTAGGTGCTGATTGTTCTTTTTCGTCTATATCTTGTTGTGATGAAATTGAGAAGGCGGGTTCTAGCTCTCTTGTTCGTTGCAAATTTGGATCCGTTGAGGCTGTAGCAAAG GTGCGTACTTTGGAAGTATGTGGGACTTCAGCGGACAAATTAAGTAATTTTGAGTACAGTTGTTTAGGGGAAGTAAGAATTTTAGGTGCTTTGAGACATTCCTGCATAGTAGAAATGTATGGACATCAAATATCTTCTAAGTGGGTTTCTTCAGTGGAAGGAAATCCGGAGCGTCGTATATTAACTTCTGCAATTTTCTTAGAGTATATAGAAGGGGGATCTTTAAAG AGTTATGTAGAGAAGCTATCAAAAGCTGGCGAGAAGCATGTCCCAGTGGAGTTGACATTGTGCATTGCTAGAGATGTTGCTTGTGCATTGGCAGAGCTGCATTCGAAACACATTATTCATCGtgacataaaaagtgaaaacattTTGATTGATTTGGATAGGAAGAGAGCTGATGGAATGCCAGTTGTGAAGCTCTGTGATTTTGATAGAGCAGTGCCTCTTCGCTCTCACTTACATACCTGTTGCCTTGCTCATATTGGAGTACCTCCTCCTGATGTTTGTGTTGGAACACCTCGTTGGATGGCTCCAGAGGTTCTGCGGGCAATGCATGAACGCAACACATATGGACTG GAAGTTGATATTTGGTCATTTGGCTGTGTGCTTTCGGAATTATTAACTTTGCAAGTCCCGTATCTTGGATTATCTGACTCACATATATATGATCTCCTTCAG ATGAGCAAGCGACCACAATTGACAGATGAGCTGGAGGCTTTAAGCTCAATCAGTGAGCCAGCAATGGCTCAATCTGGTGCTGAGCTGGTGGAATCAGAGGCTGAATTAGAAACATTGAGCTTCCTTGTTGATTTATTCCGCCGGTGTACTGAGGAAAATCCAAAAAACCGTCCTAAAGCTGAAGAACTCTATGAAATGTTGCTTGCACGCACTAGCAATGCTACCAGTTCAAGATGTTAG
- the LOC126689530 gene encoding uncharacterized protein LOC126689530 isoform X2 — translation MQLANSDQPASESPKNSEKSETSKPPKPSVVDDGDADAEDGPVLDVSGKSFEVSTLENSNDAVEGLYLYKNVFNLIPKSLAGLGRLKRLKFFGNEINLFPSEFGSLVGLECLQVKISSPSFGGLPLNMLEDLKELELSKVPPRPSAFPILGEIAGLKCLTKLSVCHFSIRYLPPEIGCLNKLEFLDLSFNKMKSLPTEISNLNALISFKVANNKLVELPSGLSALQRLENLDLSNNRLTSIGSLELDSMHNLQKLNLQYNKLLSYCQIPSWISCNLEGNGRDASNDDFISSSVEMDVYDTTMENERSLSCNGSSHTSPTLLTVTSSNSRCFAARRTGKRWKRRYYLQQKARQERLNNSRKWKGIDCDKVLTMKAEENIKSSNLNVPATETCVEGASDIVGVDDDDKQIVSGEAESENLPSVAKDNEIGSRKGFGDSAPKRKGGEDECCEPDLSLISTQNGAGEEDEGSSSETLKSISKSKRHCDRDLDNPKPCKSRKPIEDSSNLSHKYSNDSFCSVEDHLPDGFYDAGRDRPFMSLSDYEQNLHLNSREVILVDRKRDEELDAITLSVQALVFHFKQLNGLSRNRDQDAVDVLQIASLLALFVSDHFGGSDRGALVERTRKAVSGSNYQKPFVCTCSTGNRESIGTTNKAVVDTVEDIIFSDLCEKSISSIKVRRNSVIVPIGALQFGVCRHRALLMKYLCDRMEPPLPCELVRGYLDFMPHAWNVVPIKRGDSWVRMVVDACRPHDIREETDSEYFYRYIPLRRTPVPLSSETGLGADCSFSSISCCDEIEKAGSSSLVRCKFGSVEAVAKVRTLEVCGTSADKLSNFEYSCLGEVRILGALRHSCIVEMYGHQISSKWVSSVEGNPERRILTSAIFLEYIEGGSLKSYVEKLSKAGEKHVPVELTLCIARDVACALAELHSKHIIHRDIKSENILIDLDRKRADGMPVVKLCDFDRAVPLRSHLHTCCLAHIGVPPPDVCVGTPRWMAPEVLRAMHERNTYGLEVDIWSFGCVLSELLTLQVPYLGLSDSHIYDLLQMSKRPQLTDELEALSSISEPAMAQSGAELVESEAELETLSFLVDLFRRCTEENPKNRPKAEELYEMLLARTSNATSSRC, via the exons ATGCAGCTCGCCAATTCGGACCAACCCGCTTCCGAATCCCCCAAAAACTCGGAAAAGTCCGAAACTTCAAAACCCCCCAAGCCCTCCGTGGTTGACGATGGCGATGCTGATGCCGAGGATGGACCGGTTCTTGATGTTTCCGGGAAAAGTTTCGAGGTTTCGACGTTGGAGAACTCAAACGACGCCGTGGAGGGTTTGTATCTGTACAAAAACGTGTTCAATTTGATACCGAAATCGCTGGCCGGGCTCGGGCGGCTGAAGAGGTTGAAGTTCTTCGGGAATGAGATTAATTTGTTTCCTTCGGAGTTTGGGAGCTTGGTTGGATTGGAGTGCTTGCAGGTTAAGATATCGTCGCCCAGTTTTGGTGGGTTGCCACTGAATATGCTCGAGGATTTGAAGGAGCTTGAGCTTTCTAAAGTGCCGCCTCGGCCTTCGGCTTTCCCGATACTTGGCGAGATTGCTGGCCTCAAGTGCCTGACTAAGCTCTCTGTTTGCCATTTTTCCATAAG ATACCTTCCTCCAGAAATTGGCTGCTTAAATAAGTTGGAGTTTCTAGATCTTTCATTCAATAAGATGAAGAGTTTGCCCACTGAAATAAGTAATTTGAATGCCTTGATATCATTTAAAGTTGCTAATAATAAATTGGTGGAACTCCCTTCGGGTTTGTCCGCTTTGCAAAGGCTGGAGAACTTGGACCTCTCAAATAATAGGCTGACATCAATAGGGTCTCTTGAACTTGACTCAATGCATAACCTTCAAAAGTTAAATCTCCAG TACAATAAGCTCCTCAGCTATTGTCAAATACCTTCATGGATAAGCTGCAATTTGGAAGGGAATGGTAGAGATGCATCCAATGATGATTTCATCAGTTCTTCAGTTGAAATGGATGTGTATGACACTACCATGGAAAATGAGAGAAGTCTTTCCTGTAATG GCTCTAGTCATACATCACCAACCTTATTAACTGTGACATCATCAAACAGTAGATGCTTCGCAGCCCGTAGGACAGGCAAGCGATGGAAACGACGGTATTATTTGCAGCAGAAAGCTCGTCAAGAACGCTTGAACAACAGTAGAAAGTGGAAAGGTATAGATTGTGACAAGGTGTTAACTATGAAAGCAGAAGAAAACATCAAATCCAGCAACCTCAATGTCCCTGCTACTGAAACTTGTGTAGAAGGTGCCTCAGACATTGTAGGTGTGGATGATGATGATAAGCAAATTGTTTCTGGAGAAGCTGAAAGTGAAAATTTGCCTAGTGTGGCCAAGGATAATGAAATTGGTTCCAGAAAGGGGTTTGGTGACTCTGctccaaaaagaaaagggggtGAAGATGAATGCTGTGAACCTGACTTATCTCTGATCTCCACACAGAATGGGGCTGGTGAGGAAGATGAAGGTTCGTCTTCAGAAACATTGAAAAGTATCTCCAAGTCAAAAAGGCATTGTGATAGGGATCTTGATAATCCCAAGCCATGCAAGTCTCGTAAACCAATTGAAGATAGCTCAAATTTGTCTCACAAGTACAGTAATGACTCATTTTGTAGCGTTGAGGATCATCTACCAGATGGTTTCTATGATGCGGGGCGTGACCGACCCTTCATGTCACTGAGTGATTACGAGCAAAACTTGCATCTTAATTCACGTGAAGTCATTCTTGTGGACAG GAAGAGGGATGAAGAGTTAGATGCGATTACACTATCTGTTCAAGCATTGGTGTTTCATTTCAAGCAATTAAATGGTTTAAGCAGAAATAGGGATCAGGATGCTGTTGATGTCCTGCAGATTGCATCATTGCTTGCTCTTTTTGTATCAGATCATTTTGGAGGTAGTGATAGAGGTGCTCTTGTTGAAAGGACACGAAAAGCAGTCTCTGGTTCAAACTATCAAAAGCCCTTTGTTTGCACTTGCTCAACTGGAAACAGAGAGAGTATTGGTACAACCAACAAGGCAGTTGTGGACACTGTTGAAGATATTATTTTTTCTGATCTCTGTGAGAAATCCATCAGCTCTATTAAAGTAAGAAGAAATTCTGTAATAGTTCCTATAGGGGCCCTGCAGTTTGGTGTGTGCAGGCATAGAGCATTGCTCATGAAG TATTTATGTGACCGGATGGAGCCTCCTCTACCTTGTGAGCTTGTCAGGGGTTACCTGGATTTCATGCCACATGCCTGGAATGTTGTTCCCATCAAGAGGGGTGATTCTTGGGTTCGCATGGTTGTTGATGCATGTCGTCCACATGATATAAGAGAAGAGACAGACTCGGAATATTTTTACAG ATACATTCCTCTCAGGCGGACTCCAGTTCCCCTTTCAAGTGAAACTGGATTAGGTGCTGATTGTTCTTTTTCGTCTATATCTTGTTGTGATGAAATTGAGAAGGCGGGTTCTAGCTCTCTTGTTCGTTGCAAATTTGGATCCGTTGAGGCTGTAGCAAAG GTGCGTACTTTGGAAGTATGTGGGACTTCAGCGGACAAATTAAGTAATTTTGAGTACAGTTGTTTAGGGGAAGTAAGAATTTTAGGTGCTTTGAGACATTCCTGCATAGTAGAAATGTATGGACATCAAATATCTTCTAAGTGGGTTTCTTCAGTGGAAGGAAATCCGGAGCGTCGTATATTAACTTCTGCAATTTTCTTAGAGTATATAGAAGGGGGATCTTTAAAG AGTTATGTAGAGAAGCTATCAAAAGCTGGCGAGAAGCATGTCCCAGTGGAGTTGACATTGTGCATTGCTAGAGATGTTGCTTGTGCATTGGCAGAGCTGCATTCGAAACACATTATTCATCGtgacataaaaagtgaaaacattTTGATTGATTTGGATAGGAAGAGAGCTGATGGAATGCCAGTTGTGAAGCTCTGTGATTTTGATAGAGCAGTGCCTCTTCGCTCTCACTTACATACCTGTTGCCTTGCTCATATTGGAGTACCTCCTCCTGATGTTTGTGTTGGAACACCTCGTTGGATGGCTCCAGAGGTTCTGCGGGCAATGCATGAACGCAACACATATGGACTG GAAGTTGATATTTGGTCATTTGGCTGTGTGCTTTCGGAATTATTAACTTTGCAAGTCCCGTATCTTGGATTATCTGACTCACATATATATGATCTCCTTCAG ATGAGCAAGCGACCACAATTGACAGATGAGCTGGAGGCTTTAAGCTCAATCAGTGAGCCAGCAATGGCTCAATCTGGTGCTGAGCTGGTGGAATCAGAGGCTGAATTAGAAACATTGAGCTTCCTTGTTGATTTATTCCGCCGGTGTACTGAGGAAAATCCAAAAAACCGTCCTAAAGCTGAAGAACTCTATGAAATGTTGCTTGCACGCACTAGCAATGCTACCAGTTCAAGATGTTAG